TCGGCTAGATATTCGGGTTCGCTGAGCATTCGATCGGCCGCGGCAACGACCTCCCCGATCACCGGTTCGGGATCCCCGGCAGAGACGAATTCAGGAAACAGCGTCTTTTCTGCGATCAGGTTCGGTAGCGTCATGCTTTTGGTGGAAACGAGCACCGAAGCGAGCCATTTGATGGTCCGCCCCACGCGATACAACACGACCGCGGGGGTCGAGCGGGCCATCAGTTCCAGACTGACCGAACCGGAGACCATGATCGCCGATTCGGCGGCTTCCACGATTTCACTGGTCTTGCCGACGAAGAAGTCCAGCGGCAGCGATTGGTCTTCGGCGGTTAGTTGTTCGCGGCACCAGAGGCATTGTCGGTCGCGGAAACATGCGACTTGGAACCGCACGTCGGGATGGCGCTTGGCCAGTCGGCGGATCGCTTCGAGCTGCAAAGGCCAATTGTTCGTGACTTCGCTGCGTCGCGATCCGGGCAACACGGCGACCAGCCGCTTTCCCGACCTTTTGATCTCATCGAATCGATCGAGGGTTGTTTTGTCCAGCGGTTGTTTGGCGACGGCATCAAAGAAGGGGTGTCCAACGTATTCCGCGTCGATTCCGCGATCGCGGTACCACTGGTACTCAAATGGCAGCACGCACAGCACTTTGTCGACGTACTTGCGGACCTTGCGGATCCGCCAGGGGGCCCAGGCCCACAACTGGGGGGGCAGGTAGTAGTAGACCGGGATTCCGCAGGCTTTGGCCCGCTTGGCAACGTGCCAATTGAACCCCGGGAAATCGACTAATACGACGCCATCGGTCTCCCCTTCGGCAAAGATCTGTTTGGCCTGCTGGGCGACGCGATAAAACTCTGCCACCTTCGGAGCAACCTCGACGATCCCCATCACCGCCAATTGGGTTAGTTCGAAATCGGTCTGGCACCCGGCCTGCTGCATCTCGCTGCCGCCGAATCCACGAAACTGGAGCTTCGGATCGCGCTCGCGAAGCGCTTCGATCAAACGTGCGGCATGCTTGTCGCCGCTCGGTTCACCGGCAGAGAAGAAGATTGATCGATTCATGGGGGCGTGATAGGGTTGCAGGAGGGATCGTCCCAAATAGACACATGTATTCGCAGCCGAAAAATTGGTCAATACGAACCGTGTTGCTAGCATCCTATCGATGCGACGCGCTAGCTCTCTTCAAACCTGGAACTTGCGATGAACCTGCCCGAATCGCCCGATTATTTAAATTCTCTGCAAGGCGGCTGGGAGGCGCTCGGCAACGGGGCGCCGACGTTGGTCGCGTTGGCCCAACTGTGTGCCCGCGCGATGGTCGAAGGAACCCGCGACAAGACTCCGCTGAGTGTCGAAGCGAAAGCGATCTTATACGCAGCTCGCAATCGAGGCGTGATCGAAGTCCGCGGAGTGAACACCGCGTTTGAAGCGACCGCGCGGTTGTTGGCCGTCTATATCGAAGAGGACGAGCATCGGACGATCGCGTTTCGCAATCGCGAGCAGCCACAGGTGACGGTCCGGTTCTTTGAAGCCTTCTGCCAGTTGTGTCGCCACGGGTTGGTGCTGCATCACCTGTACCGCGACTTTTCGTTGACCGATCGGGGGTTTGTGATCGCCGCGAAGATCGAACGCGAAGAGGTTGCCGAGGCGCTTGGCGAAGGGACCGAATTTGGCCTGCACGATTAACAGCACGGGAATTGCTTTCGGCGCAAAAAAAAACGGCCCGGAAAGCCGAAGCTGACCGGGCCGTTTATCGAATCACGTCTGAAGGATCTAGCATCCTACTCGCATTAGCGAGCGTAGCGGGTGCTAGCCTGAATGACGCGACGCTTGCTGTTCAAGTAAGCACTTGGGTCTACAACCGGTGCTGGTGGCATTGGAGCAGCGTCTTCAACTACTGGAGCTTCGACTTGAACCGAAGTTCCGCCGTTGCAGCTCGAGCAAGCTGGTGCGGCTGGAGCAGCGTAGCTAGTAGCTGCACATCCGCAGCTGTCGCAAGCCGAATCGCAGTCGCTCTTCTTGCAGCAGCTCAGGCCGCCGAACAACTTCGACAACAGGCCACCGCTCTTCTTCTTTCCGCATGGGTCGCAACCGCAAGCTGGTTCGCAGCACGAAGCCGATTCGCAGCAAGAAGTTTCGCATCCGCAAGCTGGTTCGCAGCAAGCAGCAGCTTCACATCCGCAAGCTGGTTCGCAGCAAGCCGAAGTTTCGCAGCACGAATCACAGCTGTTCTTCGATCCGCCGAAAAGCTTCGACAGCAGGCCACAGCACTTTTTCTTCTTCGAACCGAAGCACGACTTGCTGTCGCAAGATGCTTCGCAGCAAGATGCTTCGCAACCACAAGCTGGTTCGCAGCAAGAGGTTCCGCACAGCGAAGTTTCAACTCCGCAGGTTGGTTCGCAGCAGGAAGCAGCTTCGCAGCAAGAGGCTTCGCAACCGCAAGCTGGTTCGCAAACCGACTCGCAACAAGAAGTTTCACAACCACATGCTGGTTCACAAACGTCTGCACAGCCAGTTTCACAGCAGCTGCTGCTTCCACCACCACACTTCAGTCCCAACATGCGGTCCAATAGGTCAAATCCGAAACCTTGCGAGCAGATGCTCATTCCGATAATCAAGGTCGTCGACAGGATTGCACGCTTCATTGCACCACGTCTCCTAACGTTAGTTCGACGTTTTTTGAAACCTAGTTTTCACTCACACGGAAAGTGGCGGCCAAGGACACGGTCGGCGGACGAAGTCGCCGCCGATCAAGCCCTGATGGGCCGGCTAGCACTTTAGAGGTCAACATTCCAATGGAACGCCAACCCTCCGACTTCGTTCTGCTTGCACTGCCACTGACAGTCCCACCTAGGGATGGTGAGACCAGTGAGTTCAATTTTGTTCAGGTTCTAGACCAGCTCAGACCATCCACTAGTCTGATATTCGCACTGGCCTTAGTTGTTGTCTCAGGAGGCCTCAACGCGAGGTAAGGCACTGGACTCGTAACACGTCACTTACCGTATCGACCGGGAGATCGGGTTCTCTTGACATCGGAATGGTAATTTCGGCAGGATGCTGAAGTTGGGCGGATACGTAAGGAATGCCGGTTTGACGACTTTTTCTGACCGTATCGGTTATCGCATGGAAAAGCGTCGGCGGTACGTATAAAATGCGTTCCGTACGCTAAATCGCGTTCACGTTTGCCCCACCTCCAACCGCGCATAGACTCTCCCATGCCAAAAGCCCCTGCCTTTGTGGTGGCTCATCTGCCCGATTTGCCCGGCACCCCCTGTCCGTGTGGTACGGCGCGTCGTGCATTTGCGGAGGTTGAGTCGTTTCCGGCAACTGTCCACCTCACCGAAATCGCTGCAACCGCCAAAGTCCACTACCATAAGACCTTGACCGAAACGTATGTCGTCCAAGAATGCGACGACGATGCCTTCATCGAACTCGACGGCCAATCCCACCCGGTCCGTCCCGGCACAGCGATCTTGATTTCCCCTGGCACCCGCCATCGCGCGGTCGGCAAGATGAAGGTAATCATCTTCTGTACTCCCAAGTTTGATCCCAACGACGAATGGTTTGACTGATGCCCCGCTGATCAGGAGCGGAACTCTCGATTCGGCTGATTGGATGGATTCTTGTTTCGCAGTTTCAAAACACCCACCTAGGCTTCCAACAACACCAAGCTCTTAACAATGATGATGCGAACATACCTATTGATCCTCCCGACCCTTTTGCTCCTGGCAGGTGCTGCCTTCGGGCAAGCCCCCAAAGCCGCGGATTGGAGCTATTGGCGGGGCCCCAATTACAACGGAACCAGTTCGGCAACCGGATTGCCGGCGACCTGGGATCCCGATGGAGGCGAGGGAAGCAACCTGAAATGGCACCGCGATGACCTCGCCGGCCGCAGCACCCCCGTCGCGATGGACGGCAAGCTGTATCTGATCACCCGCGCCGATCCCGGCACCGAGATCGAAGGCGAACGCGTCGTTTGCATCGATGCCGCAACAGGCGAGACGGTTTGGGAACACAAGTTTAACGTCTGGATGTCAGATGTCCCCGACACCCGCGTCGGTTGGGCCAGCGTTGTCGCCGATCCGGAAACCGGCAACGTCTATGCGTTGGGCGTCTGCGACATCTTTATGTGTCTCGATGGAAAGACGGGCGAGGAGAAGTGGAGCGTTCCGCTGCACGAGTTCCTCGGCATGTTGAGCACCTACGGCGGACGAACCAACTTTCCGATCATCCACGAAGACCTGGTGATCATCAGCGGCATCATCATTAACTGGGGCGATGCGGCCAAGCCAAACCATCGCTTCCTGGCGATGGACAAGCGAACCGGCGAAATCGTTTGGTTCAGCCCAACCCGCGATCTCCCCGACGACACCTCGTACAGCGCGCCGAACCTGGCGGTTATCAACGGGCAATTGCAGATGGTCGTCGGCGGTGGCGATGGTGCGGTCTGGGGTTTCCAGCCTCGCACCGGCAAGACGTTGTGGAACTACCAGTTCTCGCGTCGCGGTCTGTTTGCGACTCCATTGGTTGTTGGCAACCGTGTCTATGCCGGCCATGGTGAAGAAAATATGGAAGGGACCTCGATGGGCGCTCTAGCGGCGATCGAGATCGAAGGTACCGGTTCGGATACCAAGGCCAAAGAGCTTTGGAAGATGGAGGGGCTGATCCTCAATCGCAGTTCACCACTGGTGATCGGCGACCGACTGTACATTGTCGATGATCGCTGCAAGTTGTGGGTCGTCGACGCCAAGACGGGCGAAATGATTCAAGAGCGTGTTGCCCTGGGCGACCGCAAGCAATGGGCTAGCCTGGTCTACGCCGACGGTCGGATCTACGCCGTCACCGAAAACGGCCGCTGGGCCTTTATGGAACTCTCCGACGCGGGAGTCGACATCACCGACAAGGGCCGGATCAGCAATGAAGCCTTCTACGCTTCGCCGATCGTTTACGATGGCGCGATCTATTTCGTTGGCACCTCGGGGATCTATTGTATCGCTGACGAAAAAGCGAAGCCGGGCGTAACGCCAGCTCCCGAAGCTGCCAAAGAGATGGCTAACGACGACAAGACGCCAGCTTGGGTTCAAGTTGTCCCCGCCGAAGCGATCGTTCGTCCGGGCGAGAAGATCGACTACAAAGTGCGTCTGTTCAACCAGAACGGCCAGTTCATCGAAGAGGCATCCGACCCGAAGCTGACCGTTGTCGGTGGTGGTTCGGTCGATGGAACGACATTTGACGCCGCCGACCAAAACGGTTCGCACTACGCGGCGACCGTGACTGCAGCGGTTGGCGATCTGCAAGGCAGCTCGCGAGTTCGCGTGGTCCCTGCCCTGCCCTGGAAGTTCACCTTCGACGAACTCGACGACGCCCCGGTCACCTGGGTCGGCGCTCGCTATCGCCACGTGATCCGCGAAGTCGACGGATCGCCAGCTTTGGTCAAGGTCTCGACGATTCCCAAGGGAGCTCGCAGCCGCGGTTGGATGGGACATTGGGATCTCGCCAACTACACGATCTCCGCCGATGTCAAAGGCCAGCAAGTCGGAACCCAGTTGCCCGATATCGGGTTGACCGCGATGGGCTACGCCTTGGATTTGCAAGGCAACAGCCAGAAGCTGCAGATTCGCACCTGGTACGCTCAACTGCGGATGGCCAAAACGGTTCCATTCGAATGGAAGGCCGACGTTTGGTACCGGATGAAATTGCAAGCTGGCATCGAAGAGCAGGATGGCAAGAAGGTTGCCGTCTTGAAGGGGAAAGTTTGGCCTCGCGATGACAAGGAACCAAGCGAATGGACGGTCACCGCGGTCGATCATTCGCCAAATCTCTCGGGCAGTCCTGGTCTGTACGGGAATGCCAAAGTCTGCGAGTTGTACTTGGATAACATCGAAGTCACCGCAAACGAACAGTAATCCGCGGCGGCCATGATCCCGCCCATTGATCCCCTGCTTGCCGAGCACTGCAGGCAGGGGGCGTTCACGACGGGCAAAGTGTCCGTCTCACCGAACCTTTCTGGAAAACAAAATACCTCCGCCCCACGGCTCTAAAAAATGAACAGTGAAATTAAAACTTGGTGCATGCTGACACTGGCTGTCATCAGTGGCAGTTTTGCCGCAACGTCGATGAGTGGTTGTCGCAAGCCGACCGATCCAGCTGGGGTCTCTAGCAACACGACAGCGGCCGACAGCAACGTGACCGCCGCCGACAGCAACGTGACGGCTGCGGAGACACCGATCGCGGCGGCCGACGACAACGAGGCCACTTCTGAAATGCAGTTGAAGGCTGTCGACACTCCTGTCGCCGCAAAACCTGCTGCGGCCGAAGTCAAGGAAACGCCGGTTGCTGAAGTCAAAGAAGCACCAGCGGCTGAACCAAAAGAAGCCCCCGTGGCTGAAGCCAAGGAAGAGCCAGCGGCGATGGTTGCTGCTGCACCGAAGGCGACCAAGACGGCTGCCGCACCGGCGGGCAAGAGCGACGATCCTGCCGCCGTTCTCGAAGCGGGTGGCGATTGGCCGCAGTGGGCCGGAACGCGTCTGCGTAACAACACTCCCAACGTCAAGGGAATCGCGAAGTCTTGGAACATTGGCAAGTTCGATCGCCGGACCGGTGAATGGGACGGCACCAATGCCGAGAACATCAAATGGTTCGCGAAATTGGGCAGCCAAACCTACGGCAACCCCGTCGTCGCCGGTGGCCGCGTCTTTTGCGGTACCAACAACAGCGGTGGCTACCTGAAGCGTTATCCCGGTGACGTCGACCTCGGATGTTTGATCTGTTTCGACGAAGAGACGGGTGATTTTCTGTGGCAGCACAGCAGCGAAAAACTGATCACCGGCCGCGTCCACGACTGGCCGCTGCAAGGCATCTGTTGTGCTCCGTTGGTCGAAGGCGATCGCTTGTGGTTCGTCACCAGCCGCGGCGAAGTCCGCTGCTTGGACACCAAGGGTTTTCATGACGGCAGCGACGATGGCGAAGTCAAAGGCGAGCGGGGACGCGTCGCCGATCTGCCTGTTGCCAAGCCCGAGTTTAAAGAAGCCGTTGCCGGACTCGACAAGGGCGAACTGACGCAAGCTCTGTTGGATCTGTTGACCGAACATGGCGAACCGATCGAAGGTGCTGCCGAAGTCACAACCGTTGCCGCTGGCAAGAAGTGGTCGATCAAAGCGACGATCGACGGCGCTGCTCGCGATCTCGAAGCTGTGGTTGCCGGCCCGCGTTTGAGCGTCTTCAAGACGATCACCGCCGACGACAAGGAAGAGGCCGACGTGTTGTGGGTTTACAACATGATGGAAGAACTGGGGATCAGCCAGCACAACATGTGCAGCTGCTCGGTCACCAGCTACGGCGACCTGTTGTTCGTCAACACCAGCAACGGTGTCGATGAATCGCACATTGTCCTCCCCTCCCCCGACGCGCCAAGCTTCATCTGCATGAACAAGAACACCGGCGAGGTTTTGTGGACCGACAAGTCGCCTGGAACGAACATCGTTCACGGCCAATGGTCCAGCCCAACCGTGGCGGAACTCGGTGGCGTTGTCCAAGCGATCTTTGCTGGCGGCGACGGCTGGGTCTACAGCTTCAAAGCCGATCAGGGTGGCGATGGCAATCCTGAACTGTTGTGGAAGTTTGACGCCAACCCCAAGACTTCGAAGTGGATCTTGGGCGGAGCCGGAACGCGTAACAACATCATCGCCACGCCTGTCGTTCACGACGGTCTGGTCTACGTCGCTGTCGGTCAGGATCCCGAGCACGGCGAAGGCCAAGGTCACCTGTGGTGTATCGATCCGACCAAACGCGGCGACATCAGCTCGGAATTGGCGATGAAGATCGAAGGCGACAAGCGTGTCCCGATCCCGCATCGTCGTTTGCAAGCTGTTATCGAAGAGGATGGCGAAGTTGCGATCGATAACCCGAACTCGGGCGTCGTTTGGCACTACGCATCGTTCGATCAGAACGGCGACGGCGAGATCGACTTTGAAGAAGAGATGCACCGCAGCTGTGGTACCGTGGCGATCCAAGGCGATCTGCTGTACGTGGCCGATTTCTCGGGCATGTTGCACTGCTTGGATCCTAAGGGCTCCGAAAATGGCGAACCGATCGTCCACTTCACCTACGACATGCTGGCTCAAGCTTGGGGCAGCCCGTTGATCGCCGATGGCCATGTTTACATCGGTGACGAAGACGGCGACGTGGCGATCTTCGAGCTCGGCAAGGACAACAAGGAACCGATCGATGAGATCAACATGGGAACCAGCGTCTACAGCACGCCGATCGCCGCCAATGGCGTGATCTATATCAGCACCAAGGACAAGCTGTTTGCGATCGCTCCGCCAAAGGAATAAAGCGGCAGCTTTCGACAGTTAATCCCGCACAACCCGGCTGCTCGCAGCCGGGTTTTTTCGTGGCGAATGCTTCCCCGGGGCTGGCTTTGCCGTGGACAACATGCCCATCGATGCAAAGAATACATTGCACCGGTGCCGGTTTAAAATCGTCAGACGATCGACAGCCGGCATTTTCAGCTTGGGATGCAAGCAATACATTGCATGCTCGTCGGTTGGATAACCTCCCCCCTGCCCTGGAATCTCGCACATCATGCAGACCGTTCTCGATATTGGAAACTGTAGCCCGGATCATTCCGCGATCCGAACGCTGATCGAAGGCAACTTCGACGCTCGTGTGGTGCAGGCCCATGGAGCGGCTGATGCGATGGAGATCCTGGGCCGCCAGGAGGTCGCGTTGATCACCGTCAATCGTAAGCTGGATCGCGATTACAGCGACGGGATGGAGATCATTCGGCAACTGAAAAACGACCCGAAGACCCAGGCGATCCCCGTGATGTTGATTACCAATTTTCCCGAACATCAAGACGCGGCGATGGCGATCGGCGCCGAGCGTGGTTTTGGAAAGTTGCAGTTGCGAGCCGCCGAGACCAAACAATCGTTGGCCGCATTTCTATCGTAGGACTATTGACTCGCCATGCCATTTCGCAAACTTCTCAGTGCCAAGATTCATCGCGCGACCGTCACGGGAGCCGATCTGGAATACGAAGGCAGCATCACGATTCCGCCCGAGTTGATGGAAGCCGCGGGGATCGTTCCCTATGAATCGATCCAGATCTGGAACGTGACGCGCGGTTCGCGATTGGAAACCTACGCGATCGAAGGCGTTCGCGGTTCGAGCGATATCTGTGCCAACGGTGCCGCAGCGCACCACGTCTACCCCGGCGACAAAGTCATTCTGGCGACATTCGCCTTCTACGATCGCGACGATGCCGCAACGCATTGCCCGCGGCTGATCTTCGTCGACGATCACAACCAGATCAAACACGAAGGCCCCGAGATCGCCGGCCCCCAACGCCGCGCCGAACCCGCCGGATCCTAAATCGCGGAAGCCGCAGCAACCGCAGCTTTGTTCTAGAGATCCTTCTAAGGCCGCAGGCCGACACAAGACCTGCCGGTGGTGTAAGCCACCGGTGTCCAAGTCCGCGCAAATGTATTCAGGCCGGAGGCCGACACAGGACCTGCCGGTGGTGTAAGCCACCGGTAGGCACCGCCCGGCAAGAAGAGCAGCCCGGAGGGCGACACATGGGATTCTAAGTGTGTCGCCCTCCGGGCTTTGTTATGGCCGGCGAGTCTGGAACCGGTGGCTTACACCACCGGCAGTTAATGTACCGCCCTCCGGGCTCAGCCAAACGAACCGCCGAACCGCCACAACCAGCTCCCCCGTCGCCTCCCCAAGGCCGGAGGCCGGCATAGGACCTGCCGGTGGTGTGAGCCACCGGGGTCCAGAACGGCGCAGATGTCTTCAGGCCGGAGGCCGACACACGAATTGCCGGTGGTGTAAACCACCGGTAGGCACCGCCCAGCAAGAAGAGAGCAGCCCGGAGGGCGACACATGGGAGTTGACGTGTGTCGCCCTCCGGGCTTTGTTGTGGTGGGCGATCCTGGAACCGGTGGCTCACACCACCGGCAATGGATGTTTCGCCCTGCGGGCTCCCTCGGTCCAAACGTCCGCACCAAATGCCCTTCAGGCCGGAGGCCGACACAAGAACTGCCGGTGGTGTAAACCACCGGCCTCCAACTCCGCGCAGATGCCTTCAGGCCGGAGGCCGACACGCGACCTGCCGGTGGTGTAAGCCACCGGTGTCGAGCCCTGCAACAGAATGCCTTCAAGGCCGGAGGCCGACACAGGACCTGCCGGTGGTGTAAGCCACCGGTAGGCATCGCCCAGCAAGAAGAGAGCAGCCGAGAGGGCGACACATGGGAGTTGAAGTGTGTCGCCCTCCGGGCTTTGTTGTGGTGGGCGATCCTGGAACCGGTGTCTGACGCCACCGGCAGTTCCTGTTCCGCCCTCCGGGATCCAACAGTCCAAACACCCACCACCGACCTGCAAGCCGGAGGCCACCGCACGGTCTTCGTACGTGCGGTTTACATGAGATACCGGCAGGGGCAACTTGCGGTCACCCCTGCCGTGACAGCGTTTTCCGATTAAGGCTCGCTTGTCAGTTCGACGTTGAACTCGTTTTCGCCCGCCGTTGCGAGAGTGGTCTTCAGTCCACTGGTGGTGCGAGCTGAATACTTCTTGGGAATCAAGTTAACAACCTTTTCCGGTGGGTTTTCGACTAGCGCGGTTGCGTCCAGTTCCTCCTCTTGGGGAGGCCCGATTGTCACTTCGTAGTCAGCTCCAATGTCGGCTTTGGGGAACGTGACCGAATAGCGGCCGTCATTGTCCAAATTTACAGCGGCGCTTTCACCCGTCTTGGGTGAAGTGAGCTGGATGTTGCCTGAGGATAATGGAGTGCCATCGAGCAGCACTTGGCCGCTGATCGTCGCGGGCTGGCGGGGATCGCTATCTCCGCATCCGACCAGCAGGACCAGCGAGGCGAGCAATCTCAGGAATCGAGTTTTGTTGAAATAAACCATTACCATTCTCCAATTACCTGTCCATCGTCACGTGTAGCAAGCTTCAGCACGATTTCCAGTGCGACGGTGTCGGACATGAATCGTGTGGATCCGTCAGCCTGAAGCACTTGAACACCGCCGGGGTGGTAGGAGGTCAGTGGCGTGTTGCTGTCCCAGTCCGCATTCGCTTCGCTGCCTAGTGAGGTGGGGTTTGGGGAATGGTAGAGCGCCGTGACTCCAGATCCGAATCTGTGTTGCGAAGCGGCACCAGCGTTCCAGGTCGCAACGGTTCCGGAATAACCATAGCCAGACCAGCCGGAATGGTAGTTTGCGGTTCGAGTCGGAAATCGGCGGTTGCCAGATTGTTCGCCAACGATGCCCGTGTTGGATGTTCCATCGGTAATGTCGCGGAAAGCTGTGTGTTCGTTGATTAACAGGCTGCCGTTATTGGTTGCAAAACTCGAGTATTGAGTTTGGTAGGCTGAACTCGTGCGGCCGGCGGGATCGGGATATGCTCCCATGATTCCCGTGTAGTTGATTCGCTGTGTCCCTGTGTTTGTGAAGTGAGATGAGTACGTGTATATCTCCGGCGCGGCGCTTGAGGGGCAAGCGTAGGCTGGAATGATCAGATTTATCAGCGGTTGGGTGTAAATGTTGTAATCCGCGAGTGTGTGCGCCGCATTGCCCTTCGGGTAAAAGTTGATCTTTGTGCCCGCTGCTTCCGCAGCCCTGGCAAGATCCGCAATCGCTTGCTGTTCCATGAATGGAAGCAGGGAAAATCGCCAGCTATTGGGATTCATTAGGCCGTGCCGGGCCCCTTGGGGGAACTTTTTGTACGTGTCGTGATAGTTGTGCAGCGCCAAGCCGATCTGCTTGGTGTTGTTACTGCATTCCATACGGCGCGCTGCTTCGCGAGCCGCTTGGACTGCAGGCAGCAACAGGCCAACAAGGATGCCGATGATCGCGATGACCACCAGCAATTCAACCAACGTGAATCCGTTGGTTCGTTTAAATTGAAAGCTTCTCATGGGAGGACCCAATAGTGAGGAGGTAGGGAAAGAACAAGAAACGAGGTGAGCGGGAGGATGAGGCGCATTGGACGCGCGTCACATAACTTGCAGTGTGGGTGGGTGCCTTCTCGTCCTCTTCTCCGCTGGGGGCTGCGGTGACGAAGTCTGGTCGAGTGGTGTTTGAGGTTTGGCTGTTGGGGGGTGCGGTGAGTGTAGCAACTTTGTTGAGAGGGTGTCAAATATTTTGCATCGAGTGTGCCCCTCGACATCGATTGGCCGGTTTTCGCCTGTGCGTCGGACCATTTGGGGCTATTTGGTTTGCCCACGGCGCGGTATGGATGCGTATCCAGGTTCCCTTTGATACGAGCAGGAACTTTCGCGAGGCCAGAAGCCACCACAAGATCTTCCAGCGGTGTCAGCCGCCGGAATCCAGGACTACACGGACTACTACGAGTTCGTGTGCCGACACGCGACCTGCAGGTGGTGTAAGCCACCGGGGGCGAGCCCTGCAACAGAATGCCTTCAGGCCGGAGGCCGGCATAAGAACTGCCGGTGGTGTAAGCCACCGGTAGGCACCGCCCAGCAAGAAGAGACCAGCCCGGAGGGCGACACATGGGATTCTAAGTGTGTCGCCCTCCGGG
Above is a genomic segment from Rosistilla ulvae containing:
- the lpxB gene encoding lipid-A-disaccharide synthase; translated protein: MNRSIFFSAGEPSGDKHAARLIEALRERDPKLQFRGFGGSEMQQAGCQTDFELTQLAVMGIVEVAPKVAEFYRVAQQAKQIFAEGETDGVVLVDFPGFNWHVAKRAKACGIPVYYYLPPQLWAWAPWRIRKVRKYVDKVLCVLPFEYQWYRDRGIDAEYVGHPFFDAVAKQPLDKTTLDRFDEIKRSGKRLVAVLPGSRRSEVTNNWPLQLEAIRRLAKRHPDVRFQVACFRDRQCLWCREQLTAEDQSLPLDFFVGKTSEIVEAAESAIMVSGSVSLELMARSTPAVVLYRVGRTIKWLASVLVSTKSMTLPNLIAEKTLFPEFVSAGDPEPVIGEVVAAADRMLSEPEYLADLQQQLQTLRSKYAVPGASERAADQLIQWMGERRSSALRRAA
- a CDS encoding cupin domain-containing protein; amino-acid sequence: MPKAPAFVVAHLPDLPGTPCPCGTARRAFAEVESFPATVHLTEIAATAKVHYHKTLTETYVVQECDDDAFIELDGQSHPVRPGTAILISPGTRHRAVGKMKVIIFCTPKFDPNDEWFD
- a CDS encoding PQQ-binding-like beta-propeller repeat protein; this encodes MMMRTYLLILPTLLLLAGAAFGQAPKAADWSYWRGPNYNGTSSATGLPATWDPDGGEGSNLKWHRDDLAGRSTPVAMDGKLYLITRADPGTEIEGERVVCIDAATGETVWEHKFNVWMSDVPDTRVGWASVVADPETGNVYALGVCDIFMCLDGKTGEEKWSVPLHEFLGMLSTYGGRTNFPIIHEDLVIISGIIINWGDAAKPNHRFLAMDKRTGEIVWFSPTRDLPDDTSYSAPNLAVINGQLQMVVGGGDGAVWGFQPRTGKTLWNYQFSRRGLFATPLVVGNRVYAGHGEENMEGTSMGALAAIEIEGTGSDTKAKELWKMEGLILNRSSPLVIGDRLYIVDDRCKLWVVDAKTGEMIQERVALGDRKQWASLVYADGRIYAVTENGRWAFMELSDAGVDITDKGRISNEAFYASPIVYDGAIYFVGTSGIYCIADEKAKPGVTPAPEAAKEMANDDKTPAWVQVVPAEAIVRPGEKIDYKVRLFNQNGQFIEEASDPKLTVVGGGSVDGTTFDAADQNGSHYAATVTAAVGDLQGSSRVRVVPALPWKFTFDELDDAPVTWVGARYRHVIREVDGSPALVKVSTIPKGARSRGWMGHWDLANYTISADVKGQQVGTQLPDIGLTAMGYALDLQGNSQKLQIRTWYAQLRMAKTVPFEWKADVWYRMKLQAGIEEQDGKKVAVLKGKVWPRDDKEPSEWTVTAVDHSPNLSGSPGLYGNAKVCELYLDNIEVTANEQ
- a CDS encoding outer membrane protein assembly factor BamB family protein, with amino-acid sequence MVAAAPKATKTAAAPAGKSDDPAAVLEAGGDWPQWAGTRLRNNTPNVKGIAKSWNIGKFDRRTGEWDGTNAENIKWFAKLGSQTYGNPVVAGGRVFCGTNNSGGYLKRYPGDVDLGCLICFDEETGDFLWQHSSEKLITGRVHDWPLQGICCAPLVEGDRLWFVTSRGEVRCLDTKGFHDGSDDGEVKGERGRVADLPVAKPEFKEAVAGLDKGELTQALLDLLTEHGEPIEGAAEVTTVAAGKKWSIKATIDGAARDLEAVVAGPRLSVFKTITADDKEEADVLWVYNMMEELGISQHNMCSCSVTSYGDLLFVNTSNGVDESHIVLPSPDAPSFICMNKNTGEVLWTDKSPGTNIVHGQWSSPTVAELGGVVQAIFAGGDGWVYSFKADQGGDGNPELLWKFDANPKTSKWILGGAGTRNNIIATPVVHDGLVYVAVGQDPEHGEGQGHLWCIDPTKRGDISSELAMKIEGDKRVPIPHRRLQAVIEEDGEVAIDNPNSGVVWHYASFDQNGDGEIDFEEEMHRSCGTVAIQGDLLYVADFSGMLHCLDPKGSENGEPIVHFTYDMLAQAWGSPLIADGHVYIGDEDGDVAIFELGKDNKEPIDEINMGTSVYSTPIAANGVIYISTKDKLFAIAPPKE
- a CDS encoding response regulator; the protein is MQTVLDIGNCSPDHSAIRTLIEGNFDARVVQAHGAADAMEILGRQEVALITVNRKLDRDYSDGMEIIRQLKNDPKTQAIPVMLITNFPEHQDAAMAIGAERGFGKLQLRAAETKQSLAAFLS
- the panD gene encoding aspartate 1-decarboxylase, coding for MPFRKLLSAKIHRATVTGADLEYEGSITIPPELMEAAGIVPYESIQIWNVTRGSRLETYAIEGVRGSSDICANGAAAHHVYPGDKVILATFAFYDRDDAATHCPRLIFVDDHNQIKHEGPEIAGPQRRAEPAGS
- a CDS encoding DUF1559 domain-containing protein; protein product: MRSFQFKRTNGFTLVELLVVIAIIGILVGLLLPAVQAAREAARRMECSNNTKQIGLALHNYHDTYKKFPQGARHGLMNPNSWRFSLLPFMEQQAIADLARAAEAAGTKINFYPKGNAAHTLADYNIYTQPLINLIIPAYACPSSAAPEIYTYSSHFTNTGTQRINYTGIMGAYPDPAGRTSSAYQTQYSSFATNNGSLLINEHTAFRDITDGTSNTGIVGEQSGNRRFPTRTANYHSGWSGYGYSGTVATWNAGAASQHRFGSGVTALYHSPNPTSLGSEANADWDSNTPLTSYHPGGVQVLQADGSTRFMSDTVALEIVLKLATRDDGQVIGEW